The nucleotide window ATAGGACGAAAGGAAACTGAAAAATGGGGAGAGAGAGAAATTGACATTGATATAATCTTTGTCGATGACAAGATTTTTGAGAATAACAATCTATCTGTCCCTCATAAACTTGTACATGAGCGAGCTTTTGTACTAAAACCTTTAGCCGAAATAGCTCCGGATATGTTGCATCCGCAGCTTAACAAAACGGTTAAAGAGCTTCTAGAAGCACTGCCGGAGGAAAAAATGGAATGGATAATGAAACTTTAATAAAAGAAAATTTCGACAATACCCCACAAAAAAATAACAAAATGACAGAGATATTCTCAAGCAGAAAAACCGCTTATCTCTTTATCTTTATACTTATTGCACTAATCTCTACAGTAATCCGCTTTCTTCCCTCATCTCAAATTCCTGAAAAGGGAATCAGTCTTAGAACAATCAGAGTAAAAGGGTATCCCATTACTCTGATTCTGGAGCAGCAAGAAGGGATAGTTACATCTTGTTGGTTGCGCACTCCAGCGGGATCAAGAGAAATAGAGAATATAAATGGAATGACTTTTATCTCTGAAACAACATTTATTTCTACTGTAGACCAAGATGAAGAAGATGATCTCCTCTGGAGACTTTCTTTTATAAATTTTAACGGAGAAGGGGTACATCTTTGGGTTGGATTGACAACTTTAAACCCCAAAGTGTTTATAGCCACGACTCCCTATAACTACACCAGATGGGATACTGTCCCAGCAAAGGTAATTGTTCCCAAAGGAACAGCTCTATATATTTCACCAGGCGTTCCTTTATATGACAACGTTAAAGAACAGTATAAGGGAGCAGATAGTTATTCTTTTATATACACAATAAGGTTGACTCCGGACGGCCCCGCCTTTGTCCCACTACCAAGCGTCTACAAACAGCTTAGCATCCTTCTACGAACTAGCATAAGAGGTGAACTTTCGACTATGAAACGTCTTGCTTATGTGAGAATGCTTTCAGAATTTAACAACCTAGCAGAGGGACGCCCACCTGGAATCGAAACGATATTAAACTTTCAGATGCAAAGAATTGACACTCTGAGCTGAAGAAATTAAAAAATCCGATAAGTAGGCTAAATCTTAGTTGCTATTGATAATTTTTATATTATAAACAGACAAGAGTGCAAGTGTATCAGTACTTGAGACCGAATATCGGATGAAACATCCTCTCGTCATGCAAGAACTCAGCCTGTCTTTCAAAAGCCTCAGAAGCCTCTTTATTCATAGACAAAGCAAGTTCTGATGTAAGAACATGAATCAAAAACAGAGGACCGATAATGCTGCTGCCAAAAGTAGGACTATTCGCAGATACAAAGAAGGAAAGAGATGCAAACCTACATACAGGAGAAGCCACACTGTCAGTTATTGTGATAATCTTTGCGCCATTCTCTTTAGCAATACCTATTGCTTCCGTTACTTCGACCGCATAGCTGGGGAGCTCACACACAACAACAACATCTCCCGTTTTTATCGAACGTGCTTGTTCCCACAAAGAAAGACTTCCTCTCTGTGACAAATGAGCCTTGATACCCAGTACGGCAAGACGTAATTGGAGCAATTCTACAACCAACGAAGAAATACCCCATCCCATACAATAAACTGATGTCGCTTTTTTTATGGACCTACAAAACTTGGCAATCTCTTCTCCCTTTAACTGTGACATCGTGTCATCTAAATTAGCATGCTCCGCTCGAAATACTGTATCAAACAGAGTGTCCTCTTCACTTATTTCTTTTGTTAAGAATGCTGCAGGATTAATTTGTTCCAGTATGCTATTTTGAAGGAAACTCTTTAATTCAGCATAACCGGAAAAGCCGAGCATTTGCGCCACTCTTACAAGCTGTGCCTTTGAAACCTGTAATTCGGTAGCAACCTCGCCTATCGACCTAAAAGACGCCTCTCTCATATTTGACAGAAGATACTCCACTACACGTCGCGCTTTTTTAGGCATTTCTAAAGATTTTTCGAGCAACAGGGCTTGGAGCTGAGAATTATCCAAGAAAAATCACCTCTTACACCTTTATGTAATAGTATTTAGATAAAAAATAAATTTATAGACATTTATGCGAGAATTTTATACTGGAGTTTATATCGTGTCAATTAAGGCTATTTTAGACAAGAAGCTTGTATAGTAAATGATTGAGAAGTTATTTAAAGGAATAAATTTAAATTTGAGTTTTACGTGACGGGAAAAAATACAGCTTTTCTTCAGCTTCTTTTTCTGTAATTTGAGATAACTCTGCCAATCTTTTTAGTCCATATCGGTTATGTCCGATAAGCTTAGACATATGATTTGCCGGGACAACCCAAGGACCCTCTGGCTTTAATCTTAATAATCTATAAACTAAAGACTCTCCAATCATTAGCTCTCCAAGTGAAGGATGGTGAGGTCCACCTCTCACTTGCAATGCAAGTTCCTCTGTTTCCTGTAATCCTGCTTTAATTAATGTAAAACCCAAAGATGTTGCCTCATCTATTAGTTTTCCACCCCACCTAATTGCTTCATTTAACGAAAGTGGAATATATTTATTTTCCTGCATTATCGTGTTCAACTCTGTATCCTCCATAACAAGACAGGGATAAATACGAATTTGCCATTCTGCAGCTCCTTTAATTTTGGCCAACTTATATATATCACCCACGGAACTGCTTTCCGTCTGTCCCGGCAGACCTATCATAAGCTGAACAGCAAGGGGAATGTTTTCCTCTCGCAATTCAGTCAAATTGTCCAGAACCTCAGAAGGATCTATATCCCTGTGGCAAAGAGCAAGCACTTTGGGATCTAAAGATTGAACTCCCAATTCAATACAAGCAATGGGATAGGAAAGTACGATTTCTCTTAGTTTTTTATCGCTTAAATCATTAGGATAAGTGGAAAATCTTATTTGACTTCCTGCTGGCGAATAATTTACGACAGCATCTAAATAGCCTCTTATTGTTTCAATGCCTAAACGGCAAAAAGATCCTCCAAAAAAACATACCTCTACCGCTTCTTTGAGAACCTTTAATTCTTCAATGACATCTTGTGGGGAAGGGATTTTATTGACACCGGTTATCGTACGTTGATTACAGTAAACACAAAGATTCTTGCATCCGGCAAACGGTAGAAAGAAAGGGTGCTTTTTCATGGCTTTTCTCATGACCAATCAGAATAATCTCCCTCAATCCATTCCGGCCAAACAGCAGCCCATGCAAAATTATCAGCAGCTTTTTCTATGCCTTCCATAGATACAAATGTTCTTTTCCAAAAACTAACACCTTTAGTGTTGTTCAACAAATGATAAACCTCATGAAAAATGGCAAAACGACGCCAAAAAAGGGAAAGAGAAGAGTTTATATAAACTCTTCCACGCTGTCCGCGAACAATATGTATCCCCCAAACAGCTGCTGGAAGCAACTCATATTTTAATTCGAGTATAAGTCCTGTCATTTCTTCCGCTCGCGCTAATATGTCAAAATCACAAAGACGATGCCAATGTTCTCCTTCTTTTAACGCCCATTTGGGCATAAATTCAGGCGGAGTAGGCAAATCTTCGGAAAAATCCTCCCAGGATATACTATCCTTCTCTTGCATCCGCCTCTTCCCAATCATCAAGAGTTGCGTCTATAACACGATAAACCCTTTTTAATTCTTTTTCCGATAATTTTTTACTGCGATACCAAATTTCTAATTCGCCACTTTCTAACATCGATTCAAGCTGTATCCTTCCTGGTTTCCCTGGAGTCGAAAAGTCTTTAAGCAAATCGTTAACTTCTACTTCCAGTGCAGGAGCAAGCCTTTGAAGCAACTTCATTGAGGGTAGTCTGCGATTGCTTTCAAGAGCTTGGATATAGATTCGACTGACTTCCACTTTATCGGCTAATTTCTGCTGTGTAAGATGTTGGGCCTTTCTCAGCGATTTGATCCTATTGCCTAAACTCATTATATATGCACCCTTTCTTTGTTAATGTTGTTTCTATTAGGATACAACAAAAGCCACTTGTTGACAAGAAGATAAACATGTTTTAAAAATATTTATTTATACTCAATACTCTTCTTTACCATTCCTATTTTCTCTTGACTTACACATAAAATTAAAGGATACTTTTTTCAAACTCAATAAAAGGGTGTTTGTATATGAACAAGAAAAGCCCTCGCTTAACATTTAAAAAAAACAAAATGAATAAGTATCTTACCATTATTTTAATTACTTTTACGTTTTTATTATTACTGGCTTTTGCCGTGACAGAAATACGAGAGAGAGCATGTCAAAATTGGAAAAGTGGTTGGACTGCTTGGATGGAAAGGAATCCGAAAAAAGCTCTTTCTTATTGGACTCGAAATAAAACGACCTTAATATTCACTCCTAGACCCGCACGTGTTTATTATTGGAGTATTCAGGCGCTTTTAGAGTTGGAACAATTTAAAGAAGCCGCGGAGTTGCGTGCAGAACTATTTAGGAAGTTTCCTGCTGACTTTTACACCTTTATGCTGTACCCAAATGCAGCAAGTCTAATTTCAGAAAAAAAATTAAAGAAAATTAAAATTCATTTTCCTCGTCCATGGGAAGAGGAGGTTATTTTTGCTTCAAAAATAACAGGAATACCTAAATCAACAATTTGGTCCGTTATGAAGAAAGAAAGTAGATTTTTAAATAATGCTGTAAGTAAAGCTGGAGCGGTCGGCCTTATGCAGTTAATGCCCTTAACCGCCCAAAATGTAGCAAAGCAGTTGGAATTAGAGTTGAACGACCTATCAAATCCTAAAGAGAACATTATTATCGGAGCTGCGTATTATGCTCTTTTACAAAAAAAATTCAACGGAGACCTGCTGAGGGTTACTGCCGCTTACAATGCGGGAGAAACTGTTGTTTGCAAATGGGACACTCTTTATTCGAAAGACTGGGCAGAATGGATAGAAAATATCCCTTATACCGAAACACGAGAATTTGTAAGATCTGTTCTTGAAAATAGAGAGCTTTACAGGGCAATCTATGCCGATGATGAATTTCTTTCTCTTTATGAGATTCTACAAAATCCCTTAATTACAAATAACTGCACTATATCGAATAAAATTACTAAAAAGGATAATAATAATGGAAGAAAATAACAATATCAATTTTGACCCGGTAAAAGCAGTAAAAGATTTCTTGATTAAATCTGAAATCTCAGCAGAAATTATACATACTGAAAAAACCATCTTTACTGTCTCTGATGCTTCTGTAGCCGTAGGTGCTCCTGAAACAGAAATTCTCAAAAGCATTTTGTTGCAAGTCAACAGAGGGGAGTATATTGCGTTAGCTTTAATGTCCGGACCAAATAGGATCGACACAAAAAAAATAAAGAAAAGACTACAAGCATCGCACGTTAAGTTTCTGGATGCGGAAAGCTGTTACAAATGGTCAGGCTTTCGTCCAGGGGGAGTTCCTCCCATAGGTTATCCAAAACAACCAATTACTCTTATTGATGAAGACTTGTTTCTATACAAAACAATTTGGTCTGCCGGAGGTACAGACCACCACTTCTTTCCTATATCCCCTGATGAATTGAGAAGAATTACGAACGGAGAGGTTGTAGATATCAAAAAATAAAAATAACAAATACAAAAACGGAATTGCCTAACAATGGTTACTGCATTATTTATATAGAGTAATATTACATTATAGTTATTAAATTTGCTTACAGATTGATTATAATTTACATTTTATTTCTATAACTTCACCTATCCCTGCTCTTTCAATCGTTTTTATTCCCATTGGCTTGGGAAGTGGTAAGTTGTTTTTCTTAAAATACCATAGGTATTCGCGAAGAATTTTAGGGGCTTCTTTTATAACTTCATCTCTATTGTTTCCTTCTACCCAACAACCT belongs to Synergistaceae bacterium and includes:
- a CDS encoding type II toxin-antitoxin system HicB family antitoxin produces the protein MEEEYVYPAVISNAYDEGKLWVANFPGLKGCWVEGNNRDEVIKEAPKILREYLWYFKKNNLPLPKPMGIKTIERAGIGEVIEIKCKL
- a CDS encoding lytic transglycosylase domain-containing protein, yielding MNKKSPRLTFKKNKMNKYLTIILITFTFLLLLAFAVTEIRERACQNWKSGWTAWMERNPKKALSYWTRNKTTLIFTPRPARVYYWSIQALLELEQFKEAAELRAELFRKFPADFYTFMLYPNAASLISEKKLKKIKIHFPRPWEEEVIFASKITGIPKSTIWSVMKKESRFLNNAVSKAGAVGLMQLMPLTAQNVAKQLELELNDLSNPKENIIIGAAYYALLQKKFNGDLLRVTAAYNAGETVVCKWDTLYSKDWAEWIENIPYTETREFVRSVLENRELYRAIYADDEFLSLYEILQNPLITNNCTISNKITKKDNNNGRK
- a CDS encoding MurR/RpiR family transcriptional regulator, whose product is MDNSQLQALLLEKSLEMPKKARRVVEYLLSNMREASFRSIGEVATELQVSKAQLVRVAQMLGFSGYAELKSFLQNSILEQINPAAFLTKEISEEDTLFDTVFRAEHANLDDTMSQLKGEEIAKFCRSIKKATSVYCMGWGISSLVVELLQLRLAVLGIKAHLSQRGSLSLWEQARSIKTGDVVVVCELPSYAVEVTEAIGIAKENGAKIITITDSVASPVCRFASLSFFVSANSPTFGSSIIGPLFLIHVLTSELALSMNKEASEAFERQAEFLHDERMFHPIFGLKY
- a CDS encoding helix-turn-helix transcriptional regulator, encoding MSLGNRIKSLRKAQHLTQQKLADKVEVSRIYIQALESNRRLPSMKLLQRLAPALEVEVNDLLKDFSTPGKPGRIQLESMLESGELEIWYRSKKLSEKELKRVYRVIDATLDDWEEADAREG
- the folK gene encoding 2-amino-4-hydroxy-6-hydroxymethyldihydropteridine diphosphokinase, with the protein product MSKQIVTFALGSNLGNRLLYLDTALRSLQENGFDIKRKSRVWETAPWGKLNQPRFLNMCVIAETAIACKNMLSIIKAIECKIGRKETEKWGEREIDIDIIFVDDKIFENNNLSVPHKLVHERAFVLKPLAEIAPDMLHPQLNKTVKELLEALPEEKMEWIMKL
- a CDS encoding YbaK/EbsC family protein codes for the protein MEENNNINFDPVKAVKDFLIKSEISAEIIHTEKTIFTVSDASVAVGAPETEILKSILLQVNRGEYIALALMSGPNRIDTKKIKKRLQASHVKFLDAESCYKWSGFRPGGVPPIGYPKQPITLIDEDLFLYKTIWSAGGTDHHFFPISPDELRRITNGEVVDIKK
- a CDS encoding ImmA/IrrE family metallo-endopeptidase translates to MIGKRRMQEKDSISWEDFSEDLPTPPEFMPKWALKEGEHWHRLCDFDILARAEEMTGLILELKYELLPAAVWGIHIVRGQRGRVYINSSLSLFWRRFAIFHEVYHLLNNTKGVSFWKRTFVSMEGIEKAADNFAWAAVWPEWIEGDYSDWS
- a CDS encoding radical SAM protein, encoding MVMRKAMKKHPFFLPFAGCKNLCVYCNQRTITGVNKIPSPQDVIEELKVLKEAVEVCFFGGSFCRLGIETIRGYLDAVVNYSPAGSQIRFSTYPNDLSDKKLREIVLSYPIACIELGVQSLDPKVLALCHRDIDPSEVLDNLTELREENIPLAVQLMIGLPGQTESSSVGDIYKLAKIKGAAEWQIRIYPCLVMEDTELNTIMQENKYIPLSLNEAIRWGGKLIDEATSLGFTLIKAGLQETEELALQVRGGPHHPSLGELMIGESLVYRLLRLKPEGPWVVPANHMSKLIGHNRYGLKRLAELSQITEKEAEEKLYFFPSRKTQI